CCTGCAGATGGCCCAGTGGGCATGACAACAGTGGACTGTTAATGGTCGCCCATTGCGTGGGCTAGAGCTCTGGGGTGATATCTGGCAGCGGGTTCGGGGAATGACGATAACAGTGTACCACGTGTCTGCACATCAGCCAAAAATACTGCCAGGAAACCAACAGGTGGACGAGTTAGCTGAGATCCACCTCCTGGAAGAAGCATGAGCCGAGACAGCGGCAGAATGGCTACACAAGAAGTCTGGACATAAAGGACGAAGAACCCTCTGGGCTATTGCCAAGGCCTGGGGCCTCCTCCTGCGCTATGCGGACGTGGTGCAGGTCTGTCAGGAGTGCCCTTCCTGCTCCTTGCAGAGACCCCAGGCCATTCCCCAGGACACAGACCAAATAGCCAGAGGTAACCAGTCTGCCCAACACTGGCAGGTGGACTACATCCAGCCCTTGCCTCTCTCTGATGGATGTTGGTATGCCCTCACTTGTGTGAACACGTACACAGGACTGCTGCAGGCGTACCCCAGCAAGAGGGCCACACAGAAGACCACCATGAGAGGCCTGGGACACCTCTGTGCTGTATACGGTGTTCCCACCGACACTGACAGTGACTGAGGGACGCATTTTCCTAGCCACCCAGTACAGACATGGGCTGATCAAATGGACGTACACTGGCATTTCCACCTGCCATACAACCCCACAGCCGCGGGACTAGTGGAACAAATGAAACAACTAAGGACAGAAGACAGGACCCTAGCTCATTGGATGAGACGCCTGACAACGGCAATAAGTCAACTGAATGAAAGTGAGAGCCACACCCAACCCAGTACATACCAGATGTTGACACGAGGATCTGACGTGACAGCACGTCTACAGACAAGAGCTCATTGAGGAGAGAAACGGTAACCACAGAGGGGCACTCAGAACAACTTACTACGGCCTCTGCCACGGGAACTCGCTGCCGGGACCCACGCGGTCACTTGGCCCTGGGACTGGCAGGTGGGGCCCTGCTGGTGTGGTCTCTTAGCCCCTTGGGGACAGGCTTAGAACAGGATATCACAGTGAGACACTTCATTGTGGGGGGGCCACCCAAAACCTCCAAACTTACCACTCCAGGGCCTCCGATTCCCCAAGGTACATTCATCCTTTGCCTCTGGTGTGTTCTTGCTCCTCCCTTATCCTTTTCCACTGCCCCTGCAGTGCCCACACCAACTGGACAAGCGGTGTGGTATTGTCAGCCTCGTCTGAAACCACAGGCCGGTATCACACTGACCCAAGACACTGCAACTACATACGTCCTGCTGGACGGTCATGACCTCCCTGTTCTGGTCCCCTCTAAACATCTTACTTTTGTCCTTAGGATGATGTCTGCCAACCTCTTCGCTGCCCGGGCACACATCTTTGCTGACTTACAAAGTCCCTCCAGCGGCTGGTATGCAGCAAGCTCCCTCTCCTCAGCCACCGGGTCACCACGGCACCTCCAAGCAGCCCGCACCTCCCCCTGGAGAGCCCACGAGAGTGGAGGAATGCCGCCCACCTTCCCATTCCCACTCCTCTCCCGCCAAGCGACCTGTCCTCGCCCTCTTATGCCGCCTCTCGAAAGTATATCCTCCAGCTTGTGTGTGAGCAGGTTAGTACGACCCCAAGGGTGGGGTGCTCTGTTTCTGATGGCATAGGATGGTTAACTGCTGTGCAAATAGAATTAAGTGCTTCCTTTCCCTGGTGCATTGAACGTCACAACAACTCTGCACCGTCAAACGAAAGCATTTCAAAAAATGTGGGGTGGACACCTAAAGCAATGTGCAACCAAACAGTTATCATTCCTGCTGAAATGTGGCTGGGAAAACAAGGCAACACCATCAGAGGAGCCTATGTCTCTCCTCGGGGTGGCTGTGGGCTTGTGGCACCCGCGGCTGGCCCTGTCTGCCCTATAATTGGACGGGCAGATGCACATGGGGCGCCCCTACGACCCTGCACGCATCCTGTCTCCCTTCACAGCTTCCTTCTAACGGGGAGGCAGTCCGTGCACACCATCGTGTGCAACACACCGCAGAGTGGTTCTACCCCTCGCCATCCTCTCTCCACAGGCTGCAGTTGTGGATGCAGAACGGCAAGTGTCTGCCTTAGCCCAAAATATGGCAACAGCCCTCAATGACACTGGACATGCAGTAACTCTACTAAAGGAAGAAACCTCCCAGATGAGAGAAGCAGTGTTGCAAAAGAGATGGCCTTGGACATGCTTACTGCAGCCCGAGGGGGGACCTGTGCCCTGATCACAGTAGAATGTTGTGTATGTATCCCTGATTATGCCCACAATGTTTCCTGCGCAATGGCCTCCTTACTGGTCACATACGGGTCACTGACAACCTGTCCACCGACCCAGCATCCACTTGGACACAATCCCTCCCCTCCAGCTGGTGACATGTTTTCATTGGTATTCTTGCCTTTTTACcgcttcttttattttcatgttgtgCTCTCTGTTGCTGTTGTGGACTCTGCCTACAGTGCTCCTCTCTGTGTCTGACTTGAGGGAAACCACAGAAGACTGGCACAATGAGATTGTAAGGGCCATCTGGACACGTGGGGGATGGAGCGTAGGGGCACTAGCTGGCGTGCCCCTTTAAAAACCATGTGTCCATGAGGCTCCTATCTGGCCTATGTTCCAGCACTCACGATGAcaacagtcctgggcttggccgACCCAGCGGCTTTCTCCTGTGATAGTTGGCACAGAGACCATCAAGGTCTGAAGGAAAGCAGAGGCCCTTTGGAgcagggggcagggtggggggctcTGGTCCTCGGAATGCAGGATACAGGGACAATCCCCCTTGGCAAGCACGCAGCCTTTGCTCCTCTGCCTGCTTAAGCTGGCTTCTCTCTGCGGGGCGGTAGCGGGTGCACATTGCCTGTCCAGCCGGCTGCCACTGCACCTTCCCTATACATAAGCCCCAGTAAATCTATGCGTCTCGCCCGCTGTCTCCAGGTCATTTCCTCAGTCTCTCGGCACGATACGCCGCTACCCTAGCCCAGCTGGTGGTGCAGCCTTACCCACCCGCATCCTCACATCCATGCACCTGTAGGCTCACAGACAttcacacacacgctcacacacatgcacctgCAGGCTCACAGGCATTCACATACACgctcacacacatgcacctgCAGGCTCACAGGCATTCACatacatgctcacacacatgcacgtgcaggCTCACAgacattcacacacactcacacatgcactgCAGGCTCACAGgcattcacacacactcacacatgcactgCAGGCTCACAGgcattcacacacactcacacacacatgcacctgcAGGCTCACAGgcattcacacacactcacacatacatgcACCTGCAGGCTCATAGGcattcacacacatgcacctgTAGGCTCACAggtattcacacacacactcacacacatgcacctgCAGGCTCACAGGCAttcacacacacgctcacacacacattcacacacatgcacctgCAGACTCACAGGCATTCACACACACGCTCACAGGCATtcgcgcacacacactcacaggaaTTCGCACACAccagctcccagccccagggCATGAATGAGCTCTTGACTCTGGACTACAGGGTGAGGGCGTTGGAGCTCCCCAGGTGACCTCTGCTGCCCGCTGCTCTGTCCTTGGTCCGCCAGCTCTCTTAGGCATCACTGGAACTTGGGCCCCTTCACAGAATGCTACTGTCTGTACAGAGCCCCTGGGGGTCCACGCCCTGCCCCTGACCAATCCAGTGCTCTCGAATCTCTCTCATTGACTCACCCCTCCAACCACCCTGTCTCCTTCCAGCTTCTCAAATGTGCTGGGTTCTcagggcctcagggcctttgcactagccaTGGCGACCCTGCATTACCCCTGCATGGAACTCCACCTTCTGAAACTGTCCTGTTTAAGACTGTGCTTGTTTTCTGCTCATCTCCCTTCAGTAGGAGGGAGCCCCTGCATGTGTTCACGTGCTCTCCCAGCACACAGCTGGTCTCAATCAGTGTGAAATGGGGATCACAGGAGCACTGGCAGGCAACGAGTGTTCCTCTTGCTGGACCCACCCCACCCAGAGCTCAGAGGAACCACCTCAGGTCGCCATGGACATGCCCTTGCCAGGCTTCCCCTTGTGGTCCAAGCTTCCTGGGCAGACCCTCAGGGCTGGCCACCGCCTCCGGGAGCCGCCTAGCCAGTACCAGGCAGCTGTGAGGATGCAGGGAGCAAACGCCTTGGCCCACGCCCTGGGCGGACCTGGCACAATGGCCTTTGGGCTCCCTCCAactgggtcacacagctggtttgGGTTGTTTGGAAGGTGAGTGAAGCTTCCCTCCCCAAAAGTCCCactcctgcctcagtctcccctgcGTACCTCATCTCTGTCAGCCAGCCACCCGGAAGCCCACTGCCAACCCTTCTGTCCTCTCTGGGTCTTGGCACCCTGGTGGAGCCCAGGGAAGAAGCCACATGCCTCAACAGCCCCCAATCCCCATATGTCACTCAGCAAAAGCCCAGTTAGCGCTCCCAGGGGTCCAGTCCTGACTGGGGGACACAGGGAGATGGAGCTATGGGTCCCTACCCTCATTggcctcccaggggccagcccagcacacCTGCCCTGCCCTAAGCACCGCCACAGCGGCACAGAGCTCTGTCCCATGGTCACCCTGCCCAGAGCTCTCCAGGGGCCGCAGGGCCCAGGGAGTGGGGGCACCTTGGAGTGAGCCACGAGGGCCACAGGGACACTCACGGCTCAGATTCCACGGTCTCCTTCTCGGCCAGGTAGTTGTGGGGCACGTAGCCCTCGGCCAGGGCCATGCCCGCCTCGTCCAGCAGTGTGGCCCACCaccactcctcctccttcctggccaCGTGGAAGAGGTCCCCTGCCCGGAAGCTCAGCTCCTCCTCTGTCCGGGCCTCGAAGTCCCAGAGGCCCACGTACTTGGGTCCCAGGTGTGCCTGGCCCCAGGACGCCATGGTGGGTGCAGTGGCAGGACCTGGTCACCTGGCCTCACCACCTGTCACTGTGCCGGCTGCCGGCACCACTGGCTGGGAGTGACGGGCCATCCCCACCCAGCCAAGGAGCCAGCCCACTTCCCTGTGACAAGGCAGCCAAGCCAGGTCGGCCACACCCATGCCCCGGGGCTGGCCTCTCCAGGGCTTCCCCAGGCACCCTAGCTCCACCCTAAGGGCCCCACAGCCCCACCTGTCCTCCTACCCACCATGTCCAGGTCAGTCTTGGCACTGCTGTTGCACATATGCTGTGGGAAACCTGCTCACCAACCGGCCACTAAGCTGCCCCTGGCCACACGGCTGGACCTGAGGCCAGGGGGAAGGAGGGCGGAGTAAGTGCTGGGACTGGTGGGCACTCAGGTGAAAATGGAACCCAGGCGGGGTGCATCTTGGAGCTGGAGGGCGAGGGGAGAGACAAGGCCCTTCCCAAACatcccagggctgctgggcctGATCCAGACAGAGGACAGCAAGCTCCCAGCAATCACTGCCAGAAGCCCCCCAAGGAGCGCCGCCTCCCTTCCCATCCCCGAAGGTTCTCCCGGCGTCctggctgcctctccctcccccacggAGCCCACCCCACTCGCAGCTGTCCTGTGCACCAGCCTCTGGAGGAGAGGGCGTGCAGAGACCCTGCCCCCAGGCGGGAGGGCCGTGAGGACAAACGGCCAGGGGAGCATCACCTATGAAACCTACATGTTGGCACCTTCCCTTTGACTGAAAAGACAGCAGTGGCGCCACTCACTCCATTCGAGGCTAAGGACAGGAATTACTATTTAAGGACAGTGTGTCATTTAACAAGTTCATGCACATACTATGAGCTGGGCAGCCCAGCTCAGTTCTGCCCCAGGTGGCGAAGGGGCAGCAGAGGGAGGTGCAGGGAGGGCTTAGAGGGGGCGGACGGACAGCTGGGCCCTGTGTCGGGGCCCAGGGGGCTCCCAGGTGCCCCCCGGCTGCTGCGTGCCTGCCCTCACCGCTCAGCAACATGCTCCAGTCCCCTCAGCCCTCGGGCTGGCCCAGGAGCCCATGTCCAGGGGGCCGAGGCGTGTCGCTGGGCGCAGATGTGCCCCAACTCTGCCTGAGCTGCACCAGGAAGCAGGAGAGCGTCAGGACCGAAAGTCCCCGGCCCCTCCCGGAGGCCAGAGCACCAAACCTGCTCAGCCTGTGGCTGACGAGACACCCCAGGAATGAGCCAGTGACCCCCACGCACACCGCCTCTCCAGCTGGTCCGCGCCCAGCACATCCCCTCCCTGGAGGCGCCCGCCCAGCCCATCACTCCGCACTGCAGCTGCAGGAAGCAGAGGCCAGCCCTTCGCGGAGGCTGGAGCCCCTTGGTCCCACACCGCTGCTCACGTGTCGAGGAAACGCCTAGAACCGAGGAGCTCAGCTCCAGCCCTCATACTCTCAGCCACCAGCCAGAGCTGGCCCTCAGCTGTCCTGGGACAGGATGGAAGGGGTCAAGGGCCACAGGCCAGGGCATGGCTTCAGCTAAGCTGCCGGGGTCCCAAAAGTCTCAGGCTCAATTCTCCTGGTCTGACCATCTGCCCCAGTCACAGCAGTTCCGGCCCGACGCCCAGGGCTCCTAGGggctctgccctctccccactcgACCCTGACCCACAGCCAGGGTCATGGGGGCCCTGAAGTGGCCTCACCCGTGGGTGCCGTCCCCACCTGTGGTTCCCCCATTGCCCTCCCCTCTGGGAACATCCCCCACTGTTCTCGGAGCATCTAAGTGGCCCCTGGGTGGGTCACTTATCTCTCGAGGGTCCCAGCTCCCTCCAGTGCCAGCCCATGGGCGGGGCCTGTGGTCAGTGGTGAGGGGCTGACCGGCCTCTGACGGCCCAGAGCTGAGCCCAAACTGCACATGGTGCCTGTTCTCTCCAGGGAAAAGTGAGCTCAGTgaggccttgcatgctctgcCCCTCAATCCCCACAGGCCTTCTGGGGCACAGCTGCCAGCGTGGGGCTCCCAGGAGGGTGGTGGTCCGGGACCCTGAACACAGACCCCACCTGCCCAGTCCCCCGGCCCCTCCATTTGTCCATCTCGTGGTGACCAGAGCCAGGCAGGGTGAGCAACAACCAACAGCTCACGTCCTGCCCAACTCCTCATTTGGTGGTGTCAGCAGTGGCTTGAAATCCCCCCGGGGGGAGCAGTCACACCCCGGAAACCCCAAAAGCCACGCATCAAGGCTGCTTCCGTTTTCTCAAAGAGCTAGCTGTCACCCAGCTGCCCCCACCCGGCGGCCTCCACCCTGACCCCGCCTGCCTCTGCACAGCCCGGGCGGCTCCCGGACTGGCACCAGGAGACAAAGGCTctgcctctctgacctctgccccGTCCCCAAAGAACTGACCTCAAGGGTCACCCGACCCCAGAAACAGCCGCCTGGCCACCACTGACCTCCCTGCGGCCTGACCCAGGCCCCTCCTCCAGTCCCAGCGGTCGTCTCTGCTCCAGACCCCAGGGAGACAGAACTGGCTGTTCATGCCTGGGTCCTGCCCACGGCCCAGGGGTAGTGCTGCCTCTGGGTCCCTGCTCTGGACACCAAAATGCCCTGGGTGGGAACCTGGACCATATGAGGGTCGGCTGCCCCCTGCCAGGATAAGGCAGCTGGGGGGAGGGCCCCCAGATCAGCCCCAGCTTTTGCTCTCGTGCGGGTGGCTGCTGCCCATGAGTGAGCCAAGCCTGCATGCGTCTGAGTCAGttgataacatttattgagtgtggcCTTCCCACGTGCTGGGGTCTGCACACGGGGACCTGTGTGCCCGTGGGAGATGGTGGCCACGCCCCGGCATATGCCCAGTATGTGCCATGTGGGCCAGtgcccagggctgcctgggagCCCAGCACCACTGCTGCAACAAGGCCATGGCAGGACTCTGGAGAAAACTGGGAAGCCCTGCCCCTCGTTCTTAACCCTGGGAGGGGTCAAGGGGGCACAGGGCAGCAGGCACGCGTGGAGGGGCCTcggcccaggcccagggcttcTCCCGCCAGCATCTCCCTGAGGCCAGGGAAAATTTGGGCTCCACTTGGCCTTCTATACTGAAGTTGTCCCTCACCAGGGACAATGGTCACACTGCACAGAGGACATGAGCCTGTCCCCAGTCTGAgtgggtgtctgtgtgtctgcctcCTGTGCACATACATGTGCATGTCAGTGTTTGTGTCAGGGTGTGAGGCCACAGCCAGAGGCTCCACAGGCTGGCAATGGTTCCAGGCGGTCTGGCACCCCCGTACATGTTGACGGCAACCACCATGCAGGGGTACGCCCAACGGGAGCGAGGGGCCCGGCCGcagcctcagcagcctgggtggTCACATGAGGGCAGGGTGGAGGCAACTGCAGATGGcacccagcttctcctgcagCACGGCGAAGGCCGGCCGCTCCTCGGGGCTGTCCTGCCAGCACTCCAGCATGAGCAAGTAGACCTCAGCCGGGCAAGCTGCTGGGCGCGGCAGGCGGTACCCTCGCATGATCTGCTGCAGCGTCTCGTGGTTGCTCATTCCTGGGAGCCGAGGAGAGGGGCTAGGCAGGGGCTGCCTTGCTTCTGCCCGGGGTCACCGTGGAgacctccccccagcccttggccaGACCCTGTCAAGTGGGCAGCATTGAGGGTCAGCGACCTCCAGGGTGGGGTGTGCCTCCGCCCTCGGGCTGGACCCCTCGCTTCCTCCCTCACACTACCCCTTTCCAGGAGAGGCCTCACCTCCCCGCCAGGGCTGCCTCGTGACCCACCTTCATAGGGACACTGGCCATAGGAGAAGACCTCATAGAGCAGGACCCCGAAGGACCAGACGTCCGACTTCTGGGAGAAGATGCGATAGTTGGCCGCCTCGGGCGCCGTCCACTTGACAGGGATCTTGGAGCCGCTGCTCGGGGAGTAGATGTCGTCCTGGGTGAGGGGAgacaggggaggggtgggcggagtggcccctcctctcccagccactCTGCCACCCAGCAGGGGCAGCGACTCGCACTGACCTTGAGCAGCCGGGCCAGGCCAAAGTCGGCCACCTTGCAGGCCAGGTCATCGCCCACGAGCACGTTTCTGGCGGCCAGGTCCCGGTGCACGATGCGCCGTTCCTCCAGGTAGCTCATGCCCTCGGCCACCTGGCGGGCACAGCTCAGGAGCAGAGGCGggctcagggcctggccctcGGGACCTGAAGGGCAGGGCCGACAGTCAGGGGCAGGCGTCTGCACCCGTCACGTCCTTCTGTGCAAGCTGCTCCTTAACCTGCCCGGGCCTCCAGCAGGGACCAGGGACAGAGAACGGCCAAAGCAGAGAGGGGGCACgccaggctgggctgggtccACGTTGACCTTGTTCGGGGACTGGGCCCTCCCCGCCCGCACTCTGCCCAGCCTGGAACCGCAGTGTTCTCACTGTCCCTCTGTAAGGCCCAGGCCCGGCCCAGACCCGGGACCCTGAACCTGCTGTTGACCAGAGCCCACCACAGCCCTCTGGGCCTGGACAGTCAAACGTCCAACCAAAAGGCCTGGTGCACCACTGCAGGTCCCTGCAGGGAAGGAAGCGGGTGCCACCGTCAACCGTGGGCCGGGTGGTTATGGCTGCGGCAGGGATGCAGGCCACCCCAGGCAGCCGGCAGGGGCGGACACTCACTGCCCAGGAAGGCCTGCAGGTTGCCCTTGCGCATGAGCTCGGTGACGATGTACACAGGCTCGCCAGCGGAGCACACGGCGTGCAGCCGGATGAGGCGCTCGTGCCTCAGGCTCTTGAGCGTCTGGATCTCCTTGGCGAGGTCAGCGAGCTTCATGTCGGCTGCGGGAGAGGGCACCGCTCCAGAGCCTGCCCATCGCCACCGTCCCCAGGGCTTCTGGGGTCAGAGGGTGGGACCAGCAGGGGTGGGCGGGCCCTCACCCACCTGATCTGATGACCTTGACCGCCACTGGCACGGAGCCACGCCACACACCTTCCCACACTTCCCCGAAGTAGCCCTcgcccagcctcctcctcagggTGAACTCGGAGTGCGGCCGCTCCCACTCGTCCTGCCTGGGGGGCtgctgcaggggtgggggcactcagcgcctctgcctctgcctgctgCTCCCCCGGCAGAGCAGGCAGTGTCTCCTGGGGGCACCAGGCCACTGGCACCTCCGCCCCCACCACAGGCTCAACGCCGGCCCTGGCCGGGTGCCGACTGCCAGAGGCCTGGCCCCACCTGCTTCCGGGCCAAGTGGCACCTTTGCTGGAGGTGGACATCCGCCCACAAACACTCGTTACTGCCCCTTCCTGGCTGTCATTAAGAGACCAGAGGAACCAGATGGCTATCCCGGCCCCTCGACAGCACTGCTCCTCAGGGACAGTCGTGGGAATACTGCAGCTCCAGCCCAGGTGCGGCATCGTCCTGATCAGCGTCTCCTCCCACAGCTTCCACCCTGGGGCCCGGGGCTGCTGTGGGCACCTTCCCCAGACACCTCCCCAAACTCGCCCCTGCTCTTCTTGCTGCTCCCCTGCAGAGGTGGACATGGAGAGGGAGGGCATACCACAAGTcccatctccctccaccctcGGATCCCCAGAGAGCACACCCAACCCTGGGACAGGGCCCCCAACCGGAGTGCGGAGGATTTGCTGGGACACCGGGTGCTCCCAGGCCTTATCAGACCCCGCAGCAGCACCCAGAGTCAGGCCCAGGCCGGCTGCCCTGCTCACCCCCCTGGATGCATGTTGGGCAGTGTCTGAGGCCTGGTGAGGGGCAGCCTGGCAggtggcaggggcagggctgggcccacCTGGGGCACGCAGGGCTGCAGCAGCGGGTTCTGGATCAGCTTCCAGTTGGCCTTGTAGTAGGTGAGCAGCTCCTCCAGGCTGGAGAAAAGCCGGCCCTTCTGCAGGTAGAGGCCGCCGTCAGCTGCCGTCGAGATGCGGTAGTGGCGGACTTTGGCCTGAGCCCTGACTGGGAGGGCACAGAGATGGAGGCCGTGTCTTGGCTGCAGCCTGACCCGGATCCTCCCGCCATCCCAGCCAGATGAGCCCTACAACGTTCCGGGGGGCCTGGCTCAGATCTGGCCTTGTGGGCCCTGAGATGACCAGAGCTGCGTGGAGAAGGAGGGAGCGTGGGCAGTGCAGGCCAGAGGGGTAGTGAGAGGGGCCCTGGGAGGCTCTGCCAACAgagcacagagtaggcactcaacgGATTCTTGGTGAATTAACTAGTCGGTGACTAAGTGAATGAAACAAGGGGGGACTGCgaaagagtgagtgagtgagcgagTGAACATGTGTATGAGGGAACAAGTGAGAGAGTTAGTGAGTAAACACGTGGATGAGGGAATGAGTGAGCGAGTCAGTGAACCCAtagatgagtgaatgagtgaatgagtgaataaatgagtgagtgagtgagagagcaAACTGGGGGAGACCAGCGTGGGTGCCATCAGGCCCGAGGTAGGGCCGGGCATGCGGGGGCTGGACTACCTGGGGAGCCACCACCCCCGGGTCAAGGGTATTCCGGCCTGGCGGGGGCTGGGCAAGGTGCCTCCTGTGGGGACGGGGGTGCGAGGGCCACCCCCATACCTGACAGCGAGTAGTCCCCGTGGCTGCTCTCGCTGGGCCGAACCAGGAAGGCCCCTGGTGCGTTGGCCGGGGACAGGAGCAGCTGCTGGGCCTCGGTTCGGCTGATGCCACTGAAGTACCAGCTGCAAGGGACAGGCGTGGCGGTCACCACACAGCCCCAGCCCTGAGTGACCACTGCCCCCACACCGGTCAGGGGTCCCAGAGGCCTGCTCCATGCAGGCAGCAGGGCGGAGCCCCAACTGTCTCACTGTCTCTCAGAGAGAAGGGGCACCAGGTGCCTGATGCTGGGATCGCAGTCCAGGATCTGGACCTGCCCCAGCCTCCAGTGCTCACTCTGGGGTCATCGGGACTGAACAGAAGGACTGCGTGGGCTGGCACCGAGCTGACAGCCACCAGCAGTGACCTGCGTCAGGTGAGACTGTCCACTCTCCTCAGCCATGGGCTCTCCATTAGCCCTGCTCATAAAGTGACCACCAGCCCTGGCCATGAACTAACAATTAGCCCTGGCCACAGGCAGAACCCTCCGAAGTCCAGCCTGCTGAGCCCCTGCAGGGGCAGGGGGCCCATGGGAATCAGGGCCTGACAAGCTGCCCAGGAGTGCCAGCTGGTATGGCACGGAGGACCACAGGTGCCACCTGGCTGGGTGGGACCACATGCCTTGGGAGGTCAGCAAGAAGAAGTGAGAGAAACAGGCTTCGGTCCCCAAGAGGCCGGGACGGCCCCAGAGGAAGTGGCCTGAGCGGGgtgggcaggagaggctggggacaCTGGGGGAGGCTCAAGACCTGCCCAGCACAGGCCGGCCCAAGCCCCTGGCCCTCTGTCCATATAGAGACGCTCCCCTCATGATGCCAAGCAGGCTGAGACCGCTCTAGGTGCCTGCTCCTTGGTCCACGTGGGACTCCCAGAGACCAGGAGCCCTCAATTCCGAGTGTGGTGCCAGGCAAGGAAGGGGCCCGTCTGGGGCTCCCCCACTAGACACCCCACTGGGGCTGGCAGCCCACCTGAGTCATGCCAGGTGCGGCTCCCTGGCTGCACATTcttggaaggaaacagaaaagcccCTGGCCCCACCCTATTGCCTGTGTCTGCTCcccaaggcccagggaggggaaccCCACCCCTGAGTCAGCTTCCCACCCTGGAGGCTCCCACTTCCTGGAGCTTCCGGGGACCTGGTGACAGCAGGCCTGTCCCTCAAGGGGGAGCCACAGCAGCTCAGAGACAGTCCTGGGAGCACAGCCCCTCATCCACCCTGACGGGGCGAGCACAGGGATCTGGGGGCTGTGGGAGTTGGCTCTCAGAAGCCCAGGGGTGTGCAGCACCAGCAAGGATCCTAGAGGGCCCAAAGCACGACTCAAAGGGAGTCAACACAAGGCGGGGCCCCCAGAAAGACAGGTGGTGGGCAGCGCTGCACGGTGGGCAGGTGCTGCTGGAGCCTGGGGCacgggcagggctgggcaggagggagagacaggccTGAGCCTGGCACAAAGACCTGTGCCCACCCTGGGAGCTGCGAGGAGGGACCAGGAACCAACATGGCCAGAGCCAGGGTGggccgggctggggctggagggagcaaGGAGCCGGAGACAGGCAGGGGGTGGTGatgggggtggaggcagaggcCTGAG
The Equus przewalskii isolate Varuska chromosome 21, EquPr2, whole genome shotgun sequence DNA segment above includes these coding regions:
- the SRMS gene encoding tyrosine-protein kinase Srms isoform X2, with the protein product MEPFLRKRLTFLSFFWDKIWPAGAPDDSMPRFPDAGTDAEPEPPAAEPRSPPARAQLFRALYDFTARCAAELSVRRGDRLYALKEDGHYIFARRLSGPPSAGLVPVAYVAKATPETLSDQPWYFSGISRTEAQQLLLSPANAPGAFLVRPSESSHGDYSLSVRAQAKVRHYRISTAADGGLYLQKGRLFSSLEELLTYYKANWKLIQNPLLQPCVPQPPRQDEWERPHSEFTLRRRLGEGYFGEVWEGVWRGSVPVAVKVIRSADMKLADLAKEIQTLKSLRHERLIRLHAVCSAGEPVYIVTELMRKGNLQAFLGSPEGQALSPPLLLSCARQVAEGMSYLEERRIVHRDLAARNVLVGDDLACKVADFGLARLLKDDIYSPSSGSKIPVKWTAPEAANYRIFSQKSDVWSFGVLLYEVFSYGQCPYEGMSNHETLQQIMRGYRLPRPAACPAEVYLLMLECWQDSPEERPAFAVLQEKLGAICSCLHPALM
- the SRMS gene encoding tyrosine-protein kinase Srms isoform X1 — translated: MEPFLRKRLTFLSFFWDKIWPAGAPDDSMPRFPDAGTDAEPEPPAAEPRSPPARAQLFRALYDFTARCAAELSVRRGDRLYALKEDGHYIFARRLSGPPSAGLVPVAYVAKATPETLSDQPWYFSGISRTEAQQLLLSPANAPGAFLVRPSESSHGDYSLSVRAQAKVRHYRISTAADGGLYLQKGRLFSSLEELLTYYKANWKLIQNPLLQPCVPQQPPRQDEWERPHSEFTLRRRLGEGYFGEVWEGVWRGSVPVAVKVIRSADMKLADLAKEIQTLKSLRHERLIRLHAVCSAGEPVYIVTELMRKGNLQAFLGSPEGQALSPPLLLSCARQVAEGMSYLEERRIVHRDLAARNVLVGDDLACKVADFGLARLLKDDIYSPSSGSKIPVKWTAPEAANYRIFSQKSDVWSFGVLLYEVFSYGQCPYEGMSNHETLQQIMRGYRLPRPAACPAEVYLLMLECWQDSPEERPAFAVLQEKLGAICSCLHPALM
- the SRMS gene encoding tyrosine-protein kinase Srms isoform X3 gives rise to the protein MEPFLRKRLTFLSFFWDKIWPAGAPDDSMPRFPDAGTDAEPEPPAAEPRSPPARAQLFRALYDFTARCAAELSVRRGDRLYALKEDGHYIFARRLSGPPSAGLVPVAYVAKATPETLSDQPWYFSGISRTEAQQLLLSPANAPGAFLVRPSESSHGDYSLSVRAQAKVRHYRISTAADGGLYLQKGRLFSSLEELLTYYKANWKLIQNPLLQPCVPQQPPRQDEWERPHSEFTLRRRLGEGYFGEVWEGVWRGSVPVAVKVIRSADMKLADLAKEIQTLKSLRHERLIRLHAVCSAGEPVYIVTELMRKGNLQAFLGSPEGQALSPPLLLSCARQVAEGMSYLEERRIVHRDLAARNVLVGDDLACKVADFGLARLLKDDIYSPSSGSKIPVKWTAPEAANYRIFSQKSDVWSFGVLLYEVFSYGQCPYEGSGQGLGGGLHGDPGQKQGSPCLAPLLGSQE